From the Salinimicrobium tongyeongense genome, one window contains:
- a CDS encoding MATE family efflux transporter: MAVVNFKNINRLAIPAIIAGIAEPLISLTDIAIIGNVDKDPVEALAAAGIVGSFLSAIIWIVAQTKTAISALVSQHFGARRIHAVKTLVPQAIFFNFLLSLLIYAVTAYFAAAIFSAYNAEGKVLNYAADYYQIRAMGYPLTLVTFALFGVFRGLQNTLWAMKCSLTGALVNVGLDFALVYGIKGWIPAMHLTGAAYASVIAQLIMLVMALYFFFKKTPFHQGLSRTINPQMKALLLMSGNLFVRTAALNFAIYLANAYATDYGKNYIAAQSILMNIWLFFSFFIDGYANAGNAMGGRLLGARDYNGLWQLSKKISKYSVIIAVFLIGICALFYEEIGLIFSKEAPVLLLFTSVFWMVLFMQPINAIAFMFDGIFKGLGEAKYLRNVLLAATFLGFTPALLLGDYFGLKLHAIWIAFFVWMLIRSSALVIKFRRKYLYKET, from the coding sequence ATGGCGGTAGTGAACTTTAAAAATATCAATAGGCTGGCTATTCCGGCAATCATCGCGGGAATAGCTGAACCGCTCATCTCCCTGACCGATATTGCCATTATTGGGAATGTGGACAAAGACCCGGTTGAGGCTCTCGCGGCAGCAGGAATTGTAGGTTCATTTCTTTCGGCCATCATCTGGATCGTGGCGCAGACCAAAACTGCTATTTCGGCTTTGGTGTCACAGCATTTTGGCGCCCGCCGCATTCACGCGGTAAAAACCCTGGTACCGCAGGCTATCTTCTTCAATTTTTTGCTCAGCCTGTTGATCTATGCCGTGACGGCATATTTTGCCGCGGCCATCTTTAGTGCCTATAATGCCGAAGGAAAGGTGCTCAACTACGCTGCCGATTACTATCAGATCCGCGCTATGGGCTACCCGCTTACCCTGGTGACTTTCGCCCTTTTCGGGGTTTTTAGGGGGCTTCAAAATACCTTATGGGCCATGAAGTGCAGCCTCACGGGGGCGCTTGTAAATGTGGGGCTTGATTTTGCGCTCGTCTACGGAATTAAAGGCTGGATTCCTGCCATGCACCTCACAGGCGCCGCTTATGCCAGTGTGATCGCGCAATTGATCATGCTAGTCATGGCACTGTATTTTTTCTTTAAAAAAACGCCATTCCACCAGGGCCTAAGCCGCACCATAAATCCGCAGATGAAAGCCCTGCTTTTAATGAGCGGAAACCTTTTTGTGCGTACCGCCGCCCTGAATTTCGCCATTTACCTGGCAAACGCCTATGCGACAGATTACGGCAAGAATTATATTGCTGCGCAGAGTATCCTCATGAACATCTGGCTCTTTTTCAGCTTCTTTATTGATGGCTATGCAAATGCCGGAAATGCCATGGGCGGCCGGCTCCTGGGGGCAAGGGATTACAATGGCTTATGGCAGTTGAGCAAAAAGATCAGCAAATATTCTGTGATCATCGCTGTTTTTTTAATCGGGATTTGTGCGCTGTTCTATGAAGAAATAGGCTTGATCTTCAGTAAAGAAGCGCCGGTGCTGCTGCTGTTCACTTCGGTTTTCTGGATGGTGCTGTTCATGCAACCCATTAATGCCATCGCTTTTATGTTCGACGGGATCTTTAAAGGGCTGGGGGAAGCAAAATATCTTCGGAATGTGTTGCTGGCGGCCACCTTTCTCGGGTTCACCCCGGCATTGCTCCTCGGCGATTACTTCGGATTAAAACTCCACGCCATCTGGATCGCCTTCTTTGTATGGATGCTCATTAGAAGCAGTGCACTGGTGATAAAATTCCGCAGGAAATATCTGTACAAAGAAACCTAG
- a CDS encoding enoyl-CoA hydratase/isomerase family protein: protein MTTNRENGSLYTKIVNGVAALEFGHPASNSFPGVLLERLEKELHKLSDDDEVKIIILRAEGDRAFCAGASFDELLAVENMQQGKVFFSGFANVINAMRSCKKLIIGRIHGKTVGGGVGLAAACDYCFATEQAAIKLSELSIGIGPFVIAPAIERKMGVAALAELSLAAHEWKNAYWAKEKGLYARVFENTADMDKELGFFSEKLASYNPDALLEMKQVLWEGTKNWDSLLQERAAISGELVLSEFTRNALSKFRK, encoded by the coding sequence ATGACCACGAACAGGGAGAATGGAAGTTTGTACACCAAGATTGTAAACGGGGTTGCTGCTCTTGAATTTGGGCACCCGGCAAGTAACTCTTTTCCCGGAGTGTTGTTAGAACGGCTTGAAAAGGAACTGCATAAACTGTCAGATGACGATGAGGTAAAGATCATTATTTTAAGAGCTGAAGGAGACAGGGCATTTTGTGCCGGGGCATCATTTGATGAGCTCTTGGCGGTAGAGAATATGCAGCAGGGGAAAGTGTTTTTTTCGGGATTTGCCAATGTGATCAATGCCATGCGCAGCTGTAAAAAGCTGATTATTGGCCGCATTCACGGAAAAACCGTGGGCGGCGGGGTAGGCCTGGCAGCAGCCTGCGATTATTGTTTTGCGACCGAACAGGCCGCTATAAAATTATCTGAACTAAGTATAGGAATAGGGCCTTTTGTCATTGCCCCGGCAATTGAGCGAAAAATGGGCGTAGCCGCCCTTGCCGAACTTAGCCTTGCGGCACACGAGTGGAAAAATGCTTATTGGGCAAAGGAGAAAGGCCTTTATGCCCGGGTTTTTGAAAACACAGCTGATATGGATAAGGAACTGGGTTTCTTTTCGGAGAAACTGGCTTCTTATAATCCTGATGCCCTTCTGGAAATGAAACAGGTGCTGTGGGAAGGGACCAAAAACTGGGATTCATTGCTTCAGGAACGTGCGGCAATTTCGGGAGAATTGGTCCTTTCGGAATTTACCAGGAATGCTTTATCAAAATTCAGGAAATAA
- a CDS encoding OmpA family protein: MKHLNRLLLASLCILSFSTMQAQDDNNPWAIGIGINAVDFYPTGEDAPLGGYFDEFFNTGDHWNVLAGISRISVARNIGAGFYFEAAGSVNQIGKYGDEGWDDLMYYGLDGTFNYSFRNDANAGWLDPIVGVGGGYTWIDEEGFATLDGTVGFNFWFTDNLALSIQTIYKHGFDDDMNSHFQHAAGIKFAFGGQDTDGDGIYDKDDECPEVAGLEQFNGCPDSDGDGIQDSMDECPNEAGLAQFNGCPDTDGDGVADPQDECPTVAGLAAMNGCPDADGDGVKDSEDECPNEAGPAENNGCPWEDMDNDGVLDKDDECPEVAGTAANNGCPEPTVEVIEELNEYSRTILFDLDKATIRSESEETLQAIADIMMEYPNTVFHIGGHTDSTGSESYNEKLSRERAQSVETFLENAGIPSNRLTSEGYGESQPIASNSTAKGRQENRRVEISLDKEKEMRDNQGGM; encoded by the coding sequence ATGAAACATCTAAACAGATTATTATTGGCTTCATTATGCATCCTGAGCTTTAGCACCATGCAGGCACAGGATGACAATAATCCCTGGGCTATTGGAATAGGAATAAACGCAGTGGATTTTTACCCTACAGGTGAAGACGCACCTCTAGGTGGTTATTTTGACGAATTCTTCAACACCGGAGACCACTGGAACGTACTTGCGGGTATTTCCCGAATTTCTGTTGCCCGTAACATTGGCGCAGGATTCTATTTTGAAGCAGCTGGTTCGGTTAACCAGATTGGTAAATATGGAGATGAAGGATGGGATGACCTTATGTACTACGGTCTTGATGGTACTTTTAACTACAGCTTTCGCAATGATGCCAACGCAGGTTGGTTAGATCCTATCGTGGGAGTTGGTGGGGGTTACACCTGGATAGACGAAGAAGGTTTCGCCACTCTTGATGGTACTGTGGGTTTCAACTTCTGGTTCACAGATAACCTTGCCCTTTCAATCCAGACTATCTACAAGCATGGATTTGATGACGATATGAACTCACACTTCCAGCATGCAGCAGGGATCAAATTTGCCTTTGGAGGCCAGGATACTGACGGAGATGGTATCTACGACAAAGATGACGAGTGCCCTGAAGTAGCCGGATTGGAACAGTTTAACGGGTGTCCCGATTCTGACGGTGACGGAATTCAGGATAGCATGGACGAATGTCCAAACGAAGCAGGTCTTGCACAATTTAATGGTTGCCCAGATACCGATGGTGACGGGGTAGCCGATCCTCAGGATGAATGTCCTACTGTAGCAGGTCTTGCTGCCATGAACGGATGTCCAGATGCCGACGGGGATGGAGTTAAAGACAGTGAGGATGAATGTCCTAACGAAGCAGGTCCGGCAGAGAACAATGGTTGCCCATGGGAAGATATGGACAATGACGGTGTGCTTGACAAAGATGACGAATGTCCTGAAGTAGCAGGAACTGCTGCAAACAACGGATGTCCTGAACCAACTGTAGAAGTTATCGAAGAATTGAATGAATATTCAAGAACTATTCTTTTTGATCTTGATAAAGCTACAATCAGATCTGAATCTGAAGAAACCCTTCAGGCTATCGCAGATATCATGATGGAGTATCCTAACACAGTTTTCCATATTGGAGGACATACAGACAGCACCGGTAGTGAATCTTACAACGAGAAACTATCAAGAGAAAGAGCACAGTCTGTAGAGACTTTCCTTGAAAACGCTGGTATTCCTTCTAACAGATTGACTTCTGAAGGATATGGAGAATCTCAGCCAATCGCTTCTAACAGCACTGCTAAAGGAAGACAGGAAAACAGAAGGGTAGAGATATCTTTAGATAAAGAAAAAGAGATGAGAGATAATCAGGGAGGAATGTAA
- a CDS encoding GNAT family N-acetyltransferase encodes MIKPAKIEDLPKIKNLTEACALAMQKRGILQWNEFYPSLERLKNDILQGEMYLLEEEGNIEGIIVLTPAIDEEYIPVEWLTPNGNNLYVHRLATKPEKWGSGHGRRLMDFAEDFAKKQHCVSVRLDTFSENKRNQKFYEARGYKRLGNIYFPKQSESPFYCYEKILGSWR; translated from the coding sequence ATGATCAAACCCGCCAAAATAGAAGATCTCCCAAAGATAAAGAACCTTACTGAAGCCTGTGCCCTGGCCATGCAGAAAAGAGGGATCCTGCAATGGAATGAATTCTACCCTTCTTTAGAAAGGCTCAAAAATGACATTTTACAGGGGGAAATGTACCTGCTTGAAGAGGAAGGAAATATTGAGGGGATCATTGTTTTAACGCCGGCCATAGATGAAGAATACATTCCTGTAGAATGGCTTACGCCAAACGGGAACAACCTTTACGTGCACCGCCTGGCAACGAAGCCCGAAAAGTGGGGCAGCGGGCATGGGCGTAGGCTTATGGATTTTGCTGAAGATTTTGCCAAAAAACAGCATTGCGTTTCAGTAAGGCTGGATACCTTCAGTGAAAATAAACGCAACCAAAAATTCTATGAAGCCCGGGGCTACAAAAGGCTGGGGAACATTTATTTTCCGAAGCAAAGCGAATCCCCTTTCTACTGCTATGAAAAGATACTGGGCTCATGGCGGTAG
- a CDS encoding PD-(D/E)XK nuclease family protein, with amino-acid sequence MISFIEQVLQELLSRNTNISETTFILPSKRAGASLVNRLSKLSSKPMFAPRVLSIEDFSEEIAGLKSIDNITALFEFYSAYLACTPKEQSEGFETFSAWAQTLLYDFNEIDRYLIDYKSFFGYLGDIQEMNHWYLQEERTPLMENYLLFWNKIPEYYEALQQQLEKKQLAYQGMVYRRASEKISEYAGKLTGPFVFIGFNALNTAEQNILQFLLEAGKAEVFWDIDEVFLKDEQHDVSLFLRNYLKTWPYFRDNKPQLVSRSYSEAKNIRMIGVPKNIGQAKYVGELLSKLSPEALKETAVVLGDESLLLPVLNSLPPNVDEVNITMGFALQNAPIAFLFEHLLKVHSLQGDGTHYYKDLMLVLSHPLVQQVTGGFSRRLLETIRKENLVYIKEADLFKAVPDEFKPLFKACFGDWKNDPQIALQNLQELIMLFKNRLDHDRDKITLEFLYQLHLLLNQINNLVSEYPYINSVKILFSVYKDFLSSKTVDFRGKPFSGLQLMGMLESRVLDFKNVILTSVNEGVLPAGKSSNSFIPFDLKCAYKLPTYKEKDAVYTYHFYHLLQRASQVHLLYNTESDGLNAGEKSRFLLQLEMEAQKNHHIENFSISPVVPPVASQLKTIHKSAGVIEKLKARAAEGFSPSALTTYIRNPLDFYRQYVLEIREREEVEETVAYNTLGTVVHDTLETFYRELLGEDVSVEKLENALEKSNAEIEKQFREHYTKAPLNSGQNLLIFEVARRYVRNFLRSEIDLLKQGNSLKILKIEEKLKVQIPIEELDFPVFLKGTVDRVDEFNGRMRIIDYKTGKVEQNKVEVVDWDEISLDYDKYSKPFQILTYALMMHVDSALPQDLEAGIISFKNLKVGFLQFCKKDKKGYGAKKDTNITSETLDEFKIQLKNLILEICDPEVPFVEKEIKQNSW; translated from the coding sequence ATGATATCATTTATTGAACAGGTTCTTCAGGAATTATTGTCCCGAAACACTAACATCTCTGAAACCACCTTTATCCTGCCCAGTAAACGGGCAGGTGCCAGCCTGGTAAACCGGCTTTCAAAGCTTAGCTCAAAGCCTATGTTTGCTCCCAGGGTATTGAGTATAGAAGACTTTTCCGAAGAAATAGCCGGCCTTAAATCTATTGATAATATTACGGCGCTTTTTGAGTTTTACTCGGCTTACCTGGCCTGTACCCCAAAAGAACAAAGTGAAGGCTTTGAGACATTCTCTGCCTGGGCGCAAACGCTGCTGTACGATTTCAATGAAATTGACCGCTACCTCATAGATTACAAATCTTTTTTTGGTTACCTGGGCGATATCCAGGAAATGAACCACTGGTACCTTCAGGAAGAGCGCACGCCGCTTATGGAGAACTACCTGCTCTTCTGGAATAAAATTCCGGAGTATTATGAAGCCCTGCAGCAGCAACTTGAAAAAAAGCAGCTGGCTTACCAGGGAATGGTCTACAGGCGGGCTTCTGAAAAAATTTCTGAATATGCCGGCAAGCTAACAGGGCCTTTTGTGTTCATAGGTTTTAATGCGCTAAATACTGCGGAACAAAATATTCTTCAGTTCCTGCTGGAAGCGGGTAAAGCTGAAGTTTTCTGGGATATAGATGAAGTCTTTCTCAAAGATGAACAGCACGACGTATCTCTTTTTCTTCGGAATTACCTTAAAACCTGGCCGTACTTCCGGGACAATAAACCTCAATTAGTTTCCCGTTCCTACAGCGAGGCCAAGAACATCAGGATGATTGGGGTTCCCAAAAATATTGGACAGGCAAAATACGTGGGGGAGCTGTTGTCAAAATTGTCTCCCGAAGCACTAAAGGAGACCGCGGTGGTGCTTGGGGATGAAAGCTTGTTGCTGCCGGTGTTAAATTCCCTGCCGCCCAATGTAGACGAGGTGAACATCACCATGGGTTTTGCCCTGCAAAATGCCCCCATTGCGTTCCTGTTCGAGCACCTGTTGAAGGTACACAGCCTACAGGGCGACGGCACCCACTATTACAAAGATCTTATGCTGGTGCTAAGCCATCCGCTGGTACAGCAGGTAACAGGTGGTTTTTCCCGGCGTTTGCTCGAAACTATCCGCAAAGAGAACCTGGTGTACATTAAGGAAGCAGATTTGTTCAAAGCTGTTCCTGACGAATTTAAACCGCTGTTTAAGGCTTGTTTCGGAGACTGGAAGAATGACCCCCAAATCGCATTGCAAAACCTTCAGGAGCTTATTATGCTCTTTAAAAACAGGCTGGATCATGACCGCGATAAGATTACCCTTGAATTCCTCTACCAGTTGCATTTGTTGCTCAACCAGATAAACAATCTGGTTTCAGAATATCCCTACATAAATTCTGTGAAGATCCTGTTTTCTGTTTATAAGGATTTCCTGTCTTCAAAGACAGTAGATTTCCGCGGAAAACCTTTTTCAGGATTACAGCTTATGGGAATGCTGGAGTCGCGGGTGCTGGATTTCAAAAATGTCATTCTCACCTCGGTCAATGAGGGCGTGCTTCCGGCTGGGAAAAGCAGTAATTCCTTCATTCCTTTTGACCTTAAATGCGCTTACAAACTGCCTACTTACAAAGAAAAAGATGCGGTGTATACCTACCACTTCTACCATTTGTTACAGCGTGCCAGCCAGGTTCATTTGCTGTACAATACTGAAAGCGACGGACTCAATGCGGGTGAAAAAAGCCGTTTTTTACTGCAGCTTGAAATGGAAGCCCAAAAGAACCATCACATCGAGAACTTCAGCATTAGCCCTGTAGTTCCACCTGTGGCCTCACAGCTTAAGACAATACATAAATCTGCCGGGGTCATTGAAAAACTTAAAGCAAGGGCGGCAGAAGGCTTTTCGCCCTCGGCGCTCACCACTTATATCAGGAATCCGCTTGACTTTTACAGGCAGTACGTACTGGAGATCAGGGAGCGGGAAGAGGTGGAAGAGACTGTTGCCTATAACACGCTGGGAACCGTGGTCCACGATACTTTAGAGACTTTTTACAGGGAGCTGCTGGGCGAGGATGTAAGTGTTGAAAAACTGGAAAATGCCCTGGAAAAAAGCAACGCCGAAATTGAAAAGCAGTTTAGGGAACACTACACCAAAGCCCCGCTCAACAGCGGACAAAACCTGCTTATTTTTGAAGTCGCCCGCCGCTATGTGCGCAACTTTTTAAGGTCTGAAATAGATCTTTTAAAACAGGGGAATTCCCTAAAGATCCTGAAGATAGAAGAGAAACTGAAGGTGCAGATCCCTATTGAAGAGCTCGATTTTCCCGTATTTTTAAAAGGAACTGTAGATCGTGTTGATGAATTCAACGGCAGGATGCGCATCATAGATTACAAGACCGGAAAGGTTGAGCAGAATAAGGTGGAGGTTGTAGACTGGGACGAGATTAGTTTAGATTACGACAAGTACAGCAAACCGTTCCAGATCCTCACTTATGCGCTCATGATGCATGTAGATTCGGCACTGCCACAAGACCTGGAGGCCGGGATCATTTCCTTCAAAAACCTGAAAGTCGGGTTCCTGCAGTTCTGCAAAAAGGACAAAAAAGGATATGGCGCCAAAAAAGACACTAACATAACTTCGGAGACTCTGGATGAATTTAAAATTCAGCTTAAAAACCTTATTTTAGAGATTTGTGATCCCGAAGTTCCCTTCGTGGAAAAAGAAATAAAACAAAATTCATGGTAG
- a CDS encoding alpha/beta hydrolase family protein yields the protein MVVKEQKNISLPGLHGRPIPTDVFSSEEEGRKPVVLFCHGYKGFKDWGAWNLMAAEFARNGFLFVKFNFAFNGGTLENPIDFPDLDAFGENTYTKELDDLKVLIDWISSENFPFANQADLSRLTLMGHSRGGGIAVVKAAEDTRIQKLISLAAVSDFEDRFPKGEELEAWRQKGISYIENSRTKQKMPHLFDFYEDFKQNEERLNIARSAQKLDIPFLIVHGTNDPTVAVDNAHQLHEWASKSDLFLLEGSDHVFEASHPWEREDLPPAMKKIIEKATGFIKK from the coding sequence ATGGTAGTAAAAGAGCAGAAGAATATAAGCCTTCCGGGCCTTCACGGGCGGCCAATCCCAACCGATGTATTTTCTTCGGAAGAAGAAGGGCGCAAACCGGTAGTCTTGTTCTGTCACGGTTATAAAGGCTTCAAAGACTGGGGCGCCTGGAATTTGATGGCAGCCGAATTCGCCCGAAACGGGTTCCTCTTTGTGAAATTCAACTTTGCCTTCAACGGCGGCACCCTTGAAAACCCTATAGATTTTCCCGATCTTGATGCGTTTGGGGAGAATACTTATACCAAAGAACTCGATGATCTAAAAGTCTTAATTGACTGGATAAGCAGCGAAAATTTCCCGTTTGCCAACCAGGCCGACCTTTCCCGTCTCACTTTAATGGGGCACTCCCGGGGCGGAGGTATTGCGGTGGTTAAAGCTGCGGAAGATACCCGTATCCAAAAGCTCATTTCACTTGCGGCAGTAAGTGATTTTGAAGACAGGTTCCCCAAAGGCGAAGAACTGGAGGCCTGGAGGCAAAAAGGAATCTCTTATATAGAAAATTCCCGCACCAAGCAGAAAATGCCGCACCTGTTCGATTTTTATGAAGACTTCAAGCAAAATGAAGAGCGGCTGAATATTGCCAGATCGGCTCAAAAATTAGATATTCCTTTTCTAATTGTTCACGGCACCAATGATCCTACGGTGGCTGTAGATAATGCGCATCAACTGCATGAATGGGCTTCAAAATCAGATTTGTTTCTGCTTGAAGGCAGCGATCATGTCTTTGAAGCTTCGCATCCGTGGGAGCGGGAAGATTTGCCGCCAGCCATGAAGAAGATCATAGAAAAAGCAACCGGGTTCATTAAAAAATAA